A stretch of DNA from Candidatus Melainabacteria bacterium:
AGAACGGTAATCACTGCTAACTAGAAATTCAAAAGCACGCTCGCAAGGCGTGCTTTTTTTCTGACTTTATGCCTGGGCACAAAAGCCGTATCCGAAGCCCGCTTCAGACGAGCAGGTGTGCAGTCACGAAAGCATGCACCGACATAACATGCACAGACAAGTATGAATTTTGATTTATCAAACACGAGACAGTTCCCAGGGTTTACCCTGTTATCGCTTGAGAACCGGAGAAGAAAAATGGAATTGGTTAGTCTTTCTCCTAACCCAAGGGGGAATCGTAATGAATCCATTACGCGCACTGTTCGTTGGCATCTCGCGCATGCCACCAGCCGTTATGCTCGCCACAATCATCGGGCTTGCAGTTGGTGTCACCTTTCTCGTTACAGACAGATTGAAGCAACAAGAGGATGCCTACAAACAAAAAACGGACGCTATGACCGCAGAGCTGTCGAAAAAATCTACAGTAGTCTATGCAGTCAGAGATATTCCGGAAGGACAGACAATTCCATCAGAAGCGCTTGAGGAGCGCCAGATCGATGCAGCAAAGCAACCGGCAGACGCGATAGCTTCTTCGGCAATGGCAGCCGGACGTGTCTGCAAATATGGGATCTCGGCTGGAACGATTGTGTCACAGCACGATCTGCTGGCAGTAGGCATCTCGATGGGTTTTGAAGCCCGCTTGAAAGCTGGTATGAGAGCGGTCACGTTCGCCGTGGATAACAACAGCGGTGTCGCCGGATTTGTAGCACCTGAAAGTCACGTCGACATCATCAGCATGGTGGGCTCAGGTCCGGATACCAAAGCGAAACCTATACTTTCAGACGTGGAAGTAATTGCTGTTGGACAGACATTCCAGAAATCACCTGGTGCTTCCCAGGCGGCGCCGGCCAGCTCCGTCACTGTCGCCATCGCACCAGACGATGCACAGAAATTGATCAAAGCTGTCCTCGCAAGCAAGATCTACCTCTCCTTGCGAAACAACTCGGATCACACACCAGTAGCCACAGTTGACGTGACATCGCTGTTCGCAAAACCAGTTGCTCAACAGAGCGAATTGTCGATGCTGACTACGCAGCCACCGTTGCCTCGCCCGATAATCGGTGAAACCCCGGAGCCAAACTTGCTGCTCACACCCGGCCAGAGTGCCGGTGCACCCGTGCCACCACCCTATGAAGTAGAGGCCTGGTCCGGTTCAAAGAAAGACGTGATCGCTGTGCCGACGAAGTAAGACTCAATTGAGCGCGTCTCGACGAGACATGAGGGAGCCACAGTAATTGTGGCTCCCTTTTGACACGAGTTTCAATCACCAGAAACTAGTCGGCGAATTTGCCCAGCACGTGACGGAGAGACTTTTCCAGGTATGGATAACGAAACTCATATCCCGTTTCTGTAAGCTTCACAGGCAACACTCTCTGACTGGCAAGTAGACATTCATCGGCCATCTGACCAAACATTGTACGAGCAGCAAAAGCAGGCATTGGAACGATTGCAGGACGCCCAATGATTTTGCCGAGCACTTTTGCATAATCTGCATTCTGCACCGGATACGGTGCAACTGCGTTTACAGGACCAGATACGGTGCCGGTGACAATCGAGTGAAAGATAGAACCGAGAACATCGTCAATATCAATCCAGCTGAAGAACTGTTGCCCCGTGCCGATCGGACCGCCGCCACCCATCTGGAAAGGTAAGAGCATTTTCTGCAACGCCCCACCTCTGGGTGTGAGCACAACCCCGAGCCGCAGGTTGACCAGACGCACGTCAGTATCCACGCCCCTCGCGGCCGCCTCCCACTGAACACAGGTATCAGCCAGGAAGCCCTCACCGTGCGGACTCTCCTCTGTAAGGTCCTCAAGCCCTCGATCGCCGTAAATGCCGATCGCCGATGCAGCCACGAGCACCGCCGGTGGTTTATTGAGAGAGTTCAGAGCTTGACAGAGAAACTGAGTCGGCTTCAGCCGGCTGTAAATCATTTTCTTTTTCTTCGCATCAGTCCAGCGCTCTGAAGCGATATTGTCTCCGGCAAGATGCACAACGGCATCAAAACCTTCCAACAATCTGGTGTCGACTTTGGGTTCATAGGGGTCCCAGCGAATCCGCTCGTTGTGGTCAGTGTCGGGCACGACCGTTCCCGGTCGAAGCAGTCGTGCCACCTCATGCCCCTGAGACGTCAGATAAGGCACGAGCGCAGAGCCAATCAGACCTGTGGAGCCCGAGACAAGCACTCGAATCGGTCTGATGTTCGCCTCTCGGGCATAGACAAGATCTTGAATGAGCGTGCGATGGCGGTAATTGAACAGACTCTCCAGTTCATGATGAATGATACGCCCACCAGCAAGATCACCCAGTCCACCGGCAGGCAGCTCGTATTCAACGATGTCTTCCAGATAGCACGAGGTGTCGGTCTCAGGCACAACACGGTGAATTTGTTGCCAGAACGCGAATGGACCTTCCCTTTGGAAGTCGCAAAACTGACGCCCTTCCACGTAATCTTTATGCTCGAGCGACCACTTGACAGTTATCGGTCCATTGGAGATTAAAAGGGTGACCTGCGCACCGTTTTCAATGCCGCCACTGCGGCTGAGAATTTTGCAGTCGACCCATGGCGGTGACAGCCGTTCAAAAGCGCCCTGCCGCTTGTGCCAATTGAAAACTTCCCGGGCGGGCGCCGGTATCAACGATTTAAAGACAAATGTTTCTCGACTCACAATGCAAGTGTAGCAACAACTAAAAATGGTGCCATTTTCGTCGAAAGGCGAATCAGTTCTGCAAAAACAGATGGCAAGCGCTGCGAAATATGCCAGAATCTATCCTGATGGCGCACGCACTGCGTGTGAGCACCTCCAGGTCCACATCAGGCTGGTATGGGGCGCGACTGCCGCCCGGCTGAGTGCCCAAGGCTCTGGGAATAATTTCGTCGAGAACCGGGCATTTAGGTTATTAGGTCTTTGTTTCTACGGTGACTATGAGCAAAAATTGGGAAGAGTACGTCGAACTCGGCGCCACCGCGTTCCAGGAGGGGCGGTTCAGCGACGCTGAAAACTTCATGCACGCCGCCGTCATGGAAGCCGAGACCCTGGGCGATGACATGAAATTGGCGCTCAGCCTGGACAATCTCGCTGAAGTATTTTTTGAGCAGGGCAAATATGACAAAGCGGAGCCGCTCTATCAGCGCTCACTGACTATCCGCGAACGCACGCTGGAGCCTGAACATGAAGAGATTGTGGCAAGCCTGAACAACCTCTCCGCTCTTTACTTCTTCCAGGAAAAGCACGCTGAAGCCGAACCACTTTGCCGTCAACTGACCGCCATTTATGAAAACGTATTGGGCGAAGACCACCCGGAAGTGGCAACCAGCTTAAACAACCTCGCCCTTCTGCTGAAAGCACAGCGCAAATATCAGGAATCTGAACAGGTATTCAAACGTGCCCTTTTAATCATGGAAAAAGCTCTCGGCTCGGACCATCAAGACGTCGGCGTGAGCCTGAATCATCTGGCTGGTCTCTATCACGAGCAGAATAAATTTAGCGAGGCGGAACTCTTATACGAGCGCGCCCTGACCACTCTTGAAGCGGCACTGGGAGCGGAAAGCTCCGATCTCTCCGACACGCTCAACAATCTGGTTGCAGTGCTCAAAGCTCAAGGAAAAGAAGGACAGGCAGCTCCTTATTATCAGCAGCTTGTTGCCATCAAAGAAATCAATCTGGGCCCGACTCATCCGGATGTGGTCAACTCACTGGAACAGTTGGCGATATTTCACTTCCATCAAGGCAGGCTTGATGAGGCAGAGCGACTGTACAAGCGCATCTTGACGATGAAGGAACGCTCTCTGGGGCGGCAAAATCCACAAATTGCCGGATACATTTCCAATCTCGCCATGGTCTATCAGGCGCAGCAAAAATTTGCCCAGGCGGAATCGCTGTATAAAGAA
This window harbors:
- a CDS encoding tetratricopeptide repeat protein; translated protein: MSKNWEEYVELGATAFQEGRFSDAENFMHAAVMEAETLGDDMKLALSLDNLAEVFFEQGKYDKAEPLYQRSLTIRERTLEPEHEEIVASLNNLSALYFFQEKHAEAEPLCRQLTAIYENVLGEDHPEVATSLNNLALLLKAQRKYQESEQVFKRALLIMEKALGSDHQDVGVSLNHLAGLYHEQNKFSEAELLYERALTTLEAALGAESSDLSDTLNNLVAVLKAQGKEGQAAPYYQQLVAIKEINLGPTHPDVVNSLEQLAIFHFHQGRLDEAERLYKRILTMKERSLGRQNPQIAGYISNLAMVYQAQQKFAQAESLYKEALTICEKTLSPEHPDVQTAVLNLAMLYQRSGRYAKAEPFWRRLKTLKEKTLASPNDINDCLYNLAIATFQQGKYKESEAMWRTLLDVREQEYGPDHPEVATCLHYIAETLRFDARYDLAEPLYQRALAIRQKVLGPNHPDVAQSLEGYGTLLSLTYREAEAEHMKSSARWIKEKVSRP
- a CDS encoding TIGR01777 family protein codes for the protein MSRETFVFKSLIPAPAREVFNWHKRQGAFERLSPPWVDCKILSRSGGIENGAQVTLLISNGPITVKWSLEHKDYVEGRQFCDFQREGPFAFWQQIHRVVPETDTSCYLEDIVEYELPAGGLGDLAGGRIIHHELESLFNYRHRTLIQDLVYAREANIRPIRVLVSGSTGLIGSALVPYLTSQGHEVARLLRPGTVVPDTDHNERIRWDPYEPKVDTRLLEGFDAVVHLAGDNIASERWTDAKKKKMIYSRLKPTQFLCQALNSLNKPPAVLVAASAIGIYGDRGLEDLTEESPHGEGFLADTCVQWEAAARGVDTDVRLVNLRLGVVLTPRGGALQKMLLPFQMGGGGPIGTGQQFFSWIDIDDVLGSIFHSIVTGTVSGPVNAVAPYPVQNADYAKVLGKIIGRPAIVPMPAFAARTMFGQMADECLLASQRVLPVKLTETGYEFRYPYLEKSLRHVLGKFAD
- the cpaB gene encoding Flp pilus assembly protein CpaB is translated as MNPLRALFVGISRMPPAVMLATIIGLAVGVTFLVTDRLKQQEDAYKQKTDAMTAELSKKSTVVYAVRDIPEGQTIPSEALEERQIDAAKQPADAIASSAMAAGRVCKYGISAGTIVSQHDLLAVGISMGFEARLKAGMRAVTFAVDNNSGVAGFVAPESHVDIISMVGSGPDTKAKPILSDVEVIAVGQTFQKSPGASQAAPASSVTVAIAPDDAQKLIKAVLASKIYLSLRNNSDHTPVATVDVTSLFAKPVAQQSELSMLTTQPPLPRPIIGETPEPNLLLTPGQSAGAPVPPPYEVEAWSGSKKDVIAVPTK